A region of the Salvelinus fontinalis isolate EN_2023a unplaced genomic scaffold, ASM2944872v1 scaffold_1757, whole genome shotgun sequence genome:
TACCCCTACCGACCCACTAGAGggcaaccgattatgatttttcaactccGATACCGATTTATTAAAATAccgattttatatattttttatgtatatttgtaataacaatttcaacaatactgaatgaatacttttattttaacttctgTCAtattcacagacatgattcaaacagttttagaaacttcagtgttttctatccaaatctactaacaatcatatcatatcttatcttctggggatgagtagctggcagttgaatttgggtatgcttttcatccaaacgtggaAATGCTGCctcctatcctagagaagttaattacggtctttgttaggaagaaatggtctttacacagttcgcaacgagccaggcggcccaaactgttgcatataccccgaCTCTGAATGCgctgaatgcaagagaagtgacaatttccctagttaatatcgcctgctaacatgaatttattttaactaaatatgcaggtttaaaaatatatacttgtgtattgatttttaaGGAAGGCAtttatgtttatggttaggtacattggtgcaacgattgtttttttttcgcgaatgcgcttttgtgaaaatcatcccccgtttggcgaagttgaagtaggctgtgatttgatgataaattaacaggcatcgcttttattatatgcaacgcaggacaagctagtaaACCTAGTGATAATCATCAACCAGGTGTAGTTAACCTAGTGATATCATCAACCAGGTGTAGTTAACCTAGTGATATCATCAACCAGGTGTAGTTAACCTAGTGATATCATCAACcaggtgtagttaactagtgattatatgcaacgcaggacaagctagtaaACCTAGTGATAATCATCAACCAGGTGTAGTTAACCTAGTGATATCATCAACCAGGTGTAGTTAACCTAGTGATATCATCAACcaggtgtagttaactagtgattatatgcaacgcaggacaagctagtaaACCTAGTGATAATCATCAACcaggtgtagttaactagtgattatgtgaagattgatagttttttttataagataagtttaatgctagctagcaccttaccttggctccttgctgccctcgcgtaacaggtggtcagcctgccacgcagtctcctcgtggagggCAACGTAATCGGCCGTAATCAGCGTCCGAAAaaggccgattaccgattgttgtGAGAACGTGAAATCGGCCCTATTTAATCGCCATGCcgacctctacctccttcccccaTCCCTACtcacccacctacctacctatctatctacccacccctaaacacctacctacTGACCCCTACACACCAACCAACCCCTAACTACCTACCCCCttacctacctatctatctacccacccctaaacacctacctacTGACCCCTCCACACCAACCAACCCCTAACTACCTACCCActtacctacctatctacctacccacccctaaacacctacctacTGACCCCTACACACCAACCAACCCCTAACTACCTACCCCcttacctacctatctacctacccacccctacctacctacccctacctatctacctacccacccctacctacctgcctacccacccctacctacctacctacccacccaaccacccacccctacctatctacctacccacCCCTACCTACCCCTACATACCTACCTGCCTACCCACCCCTACCTACATACCTACCTGCCTACCCACCCCTACCTACCCACCCTACCTACCCacccctacctatctacctacccacCCCTACCTACCCCTACATACCTACCTGCCTACCCACCCCTACCTGCCTACCCacccctacctatctacctacccacccctacctatctacctatccacttacccacctacctacctacccacccctacctacctacctatccacttacccacctacctacctatctacccacccaaccacccacccctacctatctacctacccacccctacctatctacctacccacccaaccacccacccctacctatctacctacccacccctacctacccctacatacctacctacctacccacccaaccacccacccctacctatctacctacctacccctaCATACCTACCTGCCTACCCACCCCTACCTACACCCACCCACCTCTACCTGCCTACCCACCCACCCCTACCTTCCTACCCACCCACCCCCACCTACCTGCCTACCcatctacccacctacctacccatcTACCCACCTACCCCACCCActtccctacctacctacccacccccacccacctacccatctacctacctacccatctacccctacctacctacccaccccccctacctgcctacccacccctacctacactcaccccTACCTACCAACCTACCTACCCATCTACCCACCTACCCCACCCActtccctacctacctacccatctACCCACCCCCCCTACCTGCCTACCCacccctacctacactcaccccTACCTACCAACCTACCTACCCATCTACCCACCTACCCCACCCActtccctacctacctacccatctACCCACCCACCCCCACCTACCTACCCATCTACCCACCTACCCCACCCAcatccctacctacctacctacccacccctacctacctacccccaCCTACCTACCCATCTACCCACCTACCCCACCCAcatccctacctacctacctacctacctacccacctaccccaACCActtccctacctacctacctacctacccctacctacctacctacctacctacctacctacctaccccaaccacttccctacctacctacctacctacccctacCTACCCCTACCTACCCACTTCcctacctacccacccacctACCCCACCCACTACCCTACCTACCTAGTAGTTATTTCCTCTCTGAGGTCAGTTGATCATTGATTGGCTGGTTTCTCAGCCACtgactctatctgactctctgtccaGTTCATTGTTGAGCTTTTCATTCGTTTtgctgggtcgtgttcattatggGCACCAAGTGGGAGAATACGACCCTGAGCTTTTCATTCGTTTTGCTGGGTCGTGTTTATTATCGGCACCAAGTGGGAGAATACGACACTGAAACAACCAGGGAccacctgaatttgtccaataagaaaaaATGCTCTTTTTGGTTTCTGTTTGTGATAATGTTTGGCTATGTTGTGATAATGTTTGGCTATGTTGTGATAATGTTTGGCTATGTTGTGATAATGACTAGGGaaccctgttttttttttttgttgtatgCACCAGGTCCTCATCCGTGTCTCTCAATATGGCTGCTGATTTGAAAGGCCAGGAGGACAGTAGCAGCTCTATTGCTAGGCTAGCGAGACTCATTTCACCAGCGTTTATTATGAGGCCAATCTGAATAATATATCATTTCAAAGGAGAGCTTCAGTTTCCTACGATGGGTTCTTCCATGTGGCGGTATTTGATGTTTTTATAAGCTGCTGTTTTTGTTATCTTTTAAATGAaaggcaggaagagagagagactggactgaatTAGACTACACACTTACTGTCTCTTGTCTCTACCCTCAGTTTACCGCGACTGCTGTCAATAGGATCCAGCTTTATAAACTCATATGGCAAATTAGTACATTCAACTACATTTTGTGGAGCTGGCAATCAAATCGAATTGAACTGGATTGAATGTAATTGACTTTGAATTGAACTGGATTGAATGTAATTGACTTTGAATTGAACTGGGTTGAATGTAATTGACTTTGAATTGAACTGGGTTGAATGTAATTGACTTTGAATTGAACTGGGTTGAATGTAATTGACTTTGAATTGAACTGGGTTGAATGTAATTGACTTTGAATTGAACTGGGTTGAATGTAATTGACTTTGAATTGAACTGGGTTGAATGTAATTGACTTTGAATTGAACTGGGTTGAATGTAATTGACTTTGAATTGAACTGGGTTGAATGTAATTGACTTTGAATTGAACTGGGTTGAATGTAATTGACTTTGAATTGAACTGGGTTGAATGTAATTGACTTTGAATTGAACTGGGTTGAATGTAATTGACTTTGAATTGATCTGAAGTGAttattttctctccctcctccccagaTTGAAGAAGGCCATGATTGGCTTCGAGCACATGTTTGAGGAGGTTCCCATCGTGATCAAGAACTCCCACCTGATCAACGTTCTGATGTGGGAACTGGAGGAGAAGTGTACTGTGGCCGACAAACACGAACTGCTCAACCTCTCCAGCAGGTCAGTACAGAGCTGTGTGCCCTAGaaggtaggggctaggggttgatgtGGGGGCTGTCTACCCTAGTGCCCTAGaaggtaggggctaggggttgatgtGGGGGCTGTCTACCCTAGTGCCCTAGaaggtaggggctaggggttgatgtGGGGGTTGTCTACCTTAGTGCCCTAGaaggtaggggctaggggttgatgtGGGAGCTGTCTACCCTAGTGCCCTAGaaggtaggggctaggggttgatgtGGGGGTCTAGTGCCCTAGAAGGTCGGGTCAAGGGGTTGATGTGGGGGCTGTCTATCCTAGTGCCCTAGAAgggaggggctaggggttgatgtGGGAGCTGTCTATCCTAGTGCCCTAGAAGGTAGGGGTTTGGGGTTGATGTGGGGGTCTAGTGCCCTAGAAGGTAGGGTCAAGGGGTTGATGTGGGGGCTGTCTATCCTAGTGCCCTAGAAGGGAGGGGCTAGGGGGTGATGTGGGAGCTGTCTATCCTAGTGGCCTAGaaggtaggggctaggggttgatgtGGGGGTTGTCTACCCTAGTGCCCTAGAAGGGAGGGGCTAGGGGGTGATGTGGGAGCTGTCTATCCTAGTGCCCTGCTCTGGCTGTGTCATTGTGTCCTCTGTtactactccctctctaactgtgttataaaaagccattgaccctcactactccctctctgtgttataaaaagccatttcccctcactactccctctctgtgttataaaaagccatttcccctcactactccctctctgtgttataaaaagccatttcccctcactactccctctctgtgttataaaaagccatttcccctcactactccctctctgtgttataaaaagccatttcccctcactactccctctctgtgttataaaaagccatttcccctcactaccccctctctgtgttataaaagccatttcccctcactactccctctctgtgttataaaaagccatttcccctcactactccctctctaaCTGTGttaatggacattcctgcagtcagcataccacctgcacgttccctcaacttgagacatctgtgtgtcattgtgttgtgtgacaaaaaaaAAGAAGCACATTTTAACTGTTTAGTGGCCTTTTtgttgtcccccagcacaaggtgcacctgtgtaatgatcatgctgtttaatccgtttcttgatatgccgcacctgtcaggtgaatggattatcttggcaaaggagaaatgctcgctaacagggatgtaaacagattTGTGCACAATTTGAGAGATGTTTTTTTGCTgtccgtatggaacatttctgggatcttttatttcagctcatgaaacatgggaccgacactttacatgttgcatttatatttttgttcactatagttactccacaatgctaaccgaaatgacagagagagaagaaagacgcctgtacataatacaaatattccaaaacatgcatcctgtttgccacaaggcactaaagtaacacGGCGACGGAATTCaccttttgtcctgaatacaaagtgttatgtttggggcaaatacaacacattactgagtaccactctacatattttctagcatagtggtggctgcatcatgttatgggtatgcttgtaatcgctaaggactagggagtttttcaggataaaaaaaacagaatgaagctaagcacaggtaaaattcTAGAGGAAAATTCTGGTTCTGCTTTCCACTAGACAcgaggagatgaattcacctttcagcaggacaataacctaaaacacaggtaaaatcctagaggaaaacctgcttcagtctgctttacaccagatactgggagatgaattcacctttcagcaggacaataacctaaaacacaggtaaaatcctagaggaaaacctgcttcagtttgCTTTACACCAgatactgggagatgaattcagctttcagcaggacaataacctaaaacacaaggccaaatctacactggagtcgcttaccaagaagacggtgACTATTCCTGAGATGCCGAGTTACAGTTTAgatttaaatctacttgaaaatctatggcaatgatcaacaaccaatttgacagacttagaataatttaaaaaacacacaTTATAATGGTGTTTTGCACactccaggtgtggaaagctcttagagacatccccagaaagaccctcagctgtaatcactgactAAAGTGcttttacaaagtattgactattgtttgtgtgtgtgtgtgtgtgtgtgtgtgtgtgtgtgtgtctgtgtgtctgtgtgtgtgtgtgtgtgtgtgtgtgtgtgtgtgtgtgtgtgtgtgtgtgaatacttatataaattaaatattaaatttccccccaaaaaaacgaaaaacatgttttcactgtcattatggggggggggggtattgtgtgaagtTGGGTGACAATTTTGTTTTGAATAAatggaatccattttgaattcaggctggagCACAACAAAATGGTGAatgtgtcaaggggtatgaatagttctgaactgtctctctctcctcctctgttgtggATTCTAGCCGTGAGATGTCTGGCACGGCCAAATGGTTTATGTGAAGTTGTCAGGTTGCGTTGCttcgtccgtctgtctgtgtggACAGAGATGCCTTTCGTATCTTAACAGGTAATAGATTTGATGTCATTTCCACTGTGTCATTTTTCACATCGGCCCACATTTGTCATTGTCATATTCTGAGAATGATGTTTTGTTCCTTCTAAAACCAGGTCTCTCTGACAGTCATCGTGACATCTCCTTGCCATTATTTATACCTTATTATATCTCATTCCTGTTGGCATGTAGGCCTACTAGAAGAGAGGATCTCttgtattagtccatagtgttgtagtattagtccatagtgttggtcCCTTAGTAGTGTTGttgtattagtccatagtgttgtggtattagtccatagtgttgtggtattagtccatagtgttgtggtattagtccatagtgttgtggtattagtccatagtgttgtggtattagtccatagtgttgtggtattagtccatagtgttggtcccttagtagtgttgtggtattagtccatagtgttgtggtattagtctaTAGTGTTGGTCCCTtagtagtgttgtggtattagtccatagtgttgtggtattagtccatagtgttgtggtattagtccatagtgttgtggtattagtccatagtgttgttgtattagtccatagtgttgtggtattagtccatagtgttggtcccttagtagtgttgtagtattagtccatagtgttgtggtattagtccatagtgttgtggtattagtccatagtgttgtggtattagtccatagtgttgtggtattagtccatagtgttgtggtattagcccatagtgttgtggtattagtccatagtgttggtcccttagtagtgttgtggtattagtccatagtgttgtggtattagtccatagtggtgtggtattagtccatagtgttgtggtattagtccatagtgttgtggtattagtccatagtgttggttCCTTACATTCAGAAGCACTAAAACATGTTTTTCTCcaggtttttttttttctctcctgtggtattagtccatagtggtgtggtattagtccatagtgttgtggtattagtc
Encoded here:
- the LOC129849933 gene encoding eukaryotic translation initiation factor 3 subunit H-like; the encoded protein is PSPPLSPSPPLPLDPIKTSQGSLSLKAYRLTPKLMEICKEKDFSAEGLKKAMIGFEHMFEEVPIVIKNSHLINVLMWELEEKCTVADKHELLNLSSRSVQSCVP